In Nostoc sp. UHCC 0926, a single genomic region encodes these proteins:
- the rimO gene encoding 30S ribosomal protein S12 methylthiotransferase RimO, whose translation MGDKPTIAISHLGCEKNRIDTEHMLGMLVEAGYGVDTNEELADYVIVNTCSFIEAARLESVRTLVELAEANKKIVITGCMAQHFQEQLLEELPEAVAVVGTGDYHKIVNVIERVEQGERVKQVSIEPTYIADETTPRYRTTTEGVAYLRVAEGCDYRCAFCIIPHLRGNQRSRTIESIVAEAEQLVSQGVKEIILISQITTNYGLDIYGKPKLAELLRALGKVDIPWIRMHYAYPTGLTPDVIAAIQETPNVLPYLDLPLQHSHPDILRAMNRPWQGRVNDGIIDRIKTALPTAVLRTTFIVGFPGETSENFEHLLEFVQRHEFDHVGVFTFSSEEGTPAYKLPNQLPQLVMDERRYQLMELQQPISQKKNQQEVGKIVDVLIEQENPESGELIGRSGRFSPEVDGLVYVKGQAKLGTIVPITIHHADTYDLYGQVVNN comes from the coding sequence ATGGGTGACAAGCCAACAATTGCCATTTCTCACTTGGGCTGCGAGAAAAATCGAATTGATACAGAACACATGCTGGGAATGCTCGTAGAAGCAGGCTACGGTGTAGATACAAATGAAGAGTTAGCAGATTACGTTATTGTTAATACCTGTAGTTTTATTGAAGCAGCGAGACTTGAATCTGTCAGAACTTTGGTAGAACTGGCAGAGGCAAACAAAAAAATTGTAATCACTGGCTGTATGGCGCAACACTTCCAAGAACAACTTTTGGAGGAGTTGCCCGAAGCAGTAGCGGTGGTGGGTACAGGCGATTATCACAAAATTGTAAATGTAATTGAGCGTGTAGAACAAGGCGAGCGGGTTAAACAGGTTAGTATCGAACCAACCTACATTGCCGACGAAACTACACCGCGCTATCGCACGACAACCGAGGGTGTAGCTTACCTGCGGGTTGCAGAAGGATGTGATTATCGTTGTGCATTTTGTATAATTCCTCATCTTCGAGGAAACCAGCGATCGCGTACTATTGAATCTATAGTCGCCGAAGCGGAGCAGTTAGTTAGTCAAGGGGTAAAGGAAATTATTCTAATTTCCCAAATCACCACTAATTACGGTTTGGATATTTACGGTAAGCCAAAGTTAGCCGAATTACTTCGCGCTTTGGGGAAAGTAGATATACCGTGGATCAGAATGCATTATGCTTATCCCACGGGACTGACCCCAGATGTGATAGCGGCGATCCAAGAAACACCCAACGTCTTGCCTTACCTGGATTTGCCCTTGCAGCATTCTCATCCAGATATTCTCCGCGCCATGAACCGTCCTTGGCAAGGACGGGTAAATGATGGGATTATAGATCGCATCAAAACGGCGCTACCAACAGCCGTACTGCGGACAACATTTATTGTTGGTTTCCCAGGAGAAACAAGCGAGAATTTTGAGCATCTACTAGAGTTCGTCCAGCGGCATGAATTCGACCATGTTGGTGTCTTCACCTTTTCCTCTGAGGAAGGAACCCCGGCTTACAAGTTACCAAATCAGTTGCCCCAATTGGTGATGGACGAGCGCCGATACCAACTTATGGAACTCCAGCAACCGATTTCTCAAAAGAAAAATCAACAGGAAGTAGGCAAAATCGTTGATGTCCTGATTGAGCAAGAAAATCCTGAAAGTGGTGAATTAATCGGTCGTTCAGGTAGATTTTCCCCAGAGGTTGATGGTCTGGTGTATGTCAAAGGCCAGGCAAAGTTAGGAACCATCGTGCCAATAACGATTCACCACGCTGATACATACGACCTCTATGGTCAAGTAGTCAATAACTAA
- a CDS encoding Uma2 family endonuclease → MFTIPDLEQLQAEHPEWQMELVDGNIVVMGPSDYESEEIGAELARLLGNWVRPQRLGRVTGSSAGFILPTLETENGKEADNEKRNLRAPDVSFVRADRLKTSKRDFVELVPDLMVEIKSKSDRIKPLVEKIQLFLQLGATVGILIDPDKLTLTVYRLNQEPIVLQDNDKLTLPDLLPGWQLVVSEIWPPVFE, encoded by the coding sequence ATGTTCACTATTCCAGACTTAGAGCAACTACAAGCAGAGCATCCAGAATGGCAGATGGAGCTGGTAGACGGAAATATAGTTGTTATGGGCCCATCAGATTATGAGTCAGAGGAAATAGGTGCTGAGTTAGCTAGATTACTTGGCAACTGGGTGCGCCCACAGCGTCTAGGACGGGTGACTGGTTCTAGCGCTGGTTTTATTTTGCCTACATTAGAAACTGAAAACGGAAAAGAAGCTGATAACGAAAAACGAAATCTCCGCGCTCCTGATGTATCTTTTGTTCGGGCTGATCGACTAAAAACAAGCAAGCGCGACTTTGTGGAATTGGTGCCTGACTTGATGGTAGAGATAAAATCTAAGTCAGACCGCATCAAACCACTGGTAGAAAAGATTCAGCTATTCTTACAACTTGGAGCTACGGTTGGTATCCTGATTGATCCTGACAAATTGACGCTCACCGTTTATCGACTCAACCAAGAACCAATAGTTTTGCAGGACAACGACAAACTGACACTACCAGACTTATTACCAGGTTGGCAGCTAGTAGTGTCAGAAATTTGGCCTCCTGTGTTTGAGTAG
- a CDS encoding cupin domain-containing protein: MLVQKLQDCAEFIAGDNTILRELLHPDKQPLALRYSLAHATLPVGKTSQPHSLSTSEVYYILNGTGEMHIDDETQIVQPGDAVYIPPNMRQFIYNSGIEPLVFICIVDPAWRKEDETVY; encoded by the coding sequence ATGCTAGTTCAAAAACTTCAAGACTGTGCGGAATTCATTGCAGGAGATAACACCATTCTGCGAGAACTGCTACATCCAGATAAGCAACCTCTGGCATTACGCTATAGTTTGGCTCATGCAACACTGCCAGTAGGAAAAACCTCTCAGCCCCACTCGCTCTCTACCTCAGAAGTCTATTATATTCTCAATGGCACGGGAGAAATGCACATTGATGATGAAACCCAGATAGTTCAGCCGGGAGACGCTGTGTATATTCCTCCTAATATGCGGCAATTTATTTATAACTCTGGCATCGAACCGCTAGTATTTATTTGTATTGTTGATCCAGCATGGCGTAAAGAAGATGAAACAGTTTATTAA
- a CDS encoding SMODS domain-containing nucleotidyltransferase gives MSVLSYLENLASLLNVAEREAVNIDRSISTLSTRLGNYFSNNDLKERFRFGSSVRKTMLPRNADPNSDVDYMVVFDNSFNYNPQTFISRLKRFTEYYYSTSEIYQSSPTVVLVLGHIKFDLVPGYRNWGSLYIPAPRTSYTDWIVTDPLSFNTTIEQANKNDNFLLKPMIRLLKYWNANNGYIYESYSLEQKMANMSFYFCNNLKDYLFLAIDSFSTGDLPNYKGQKVERAKQIVNNVRQYEQLRLPFSAEAEIQKLFPEL, from the coding sequence ATGTCTGTTTTGTCTTATTTAGAGAATTTAGCAAGTCTTCTCAACGTTGCTGAACGTGAGGCTGTTAATATAGATCGCTCTATCAGTACGCTTTCTACAAGATTAGGAAACTATTTCAGCAATAATGATCTTAAAGAGCGATTTAGATTTGGTTCTTCGGTTCGCAAAACGATGCTGCCAAGAAATGCAGATCCTAACTCTGATGTTGACTATATGGTGGTATTTGATAATTCATTTAACTATAATCCGCAAACTTTTATATCTCGTCTAAAGAGATTTACAGAATACTACTACTCAACGTCTGAAATTTATCAGTCCTCACCAACAGTTGTATTAGTTTTAGGACATATTAAGTTTGATCTAGTACCAGGTTATCGTAACTGGGGCAGTCTTTATATACCAGCGCCCCGAACTTCCTATACTGATTGGATAGTAACTGATCCATTGTCATTCAATACTACGATTGAACAAGCTAATAAAAATGATAATTTTCTGCTTAAACCTATGATTCGATTATTAAAATATTGGAATGCTAATAACGGCTACATTTACGAGTCGTATTCTCTTGAGCAGAAGATGGCAAACATGAGTTTCTATTTCTGCAACAATCTCAAAGACTATTTGTTTTTAGCTATAGATAGCTTTAGCACTGGGGATTTACCTAATTATAAGGGTCAAAAAGTTGAGCGTGCGAAGCAAATTGTAAATAATGTGCGTCAATATGAGCAGCTTAGGCTGCCATTTTCTGCTGAAGCTGAAATTCAGAAGTTATTTCCAGAGTTATGA
- a CDS encoding helix-turn-helix domain-containing protein, with product MPKKKSAILEAVHETATGLHKAGLIDQTTLREFDRLCLSVIEPLEPQQIKQIRESSHVSQAVFAAILNTSLSTVQKWEIGQKRPSGTALKLLHLVKKRGLNSVID from the coding sequence ATGCCGAAGAAGAAATCAGCGATTCTTGAAGCAGTTCACGAAACGGCCACGGGGTTGCACAAGGCTGGGCTGATCGATCAGACTACATTACGTGAATTCGACCGTCTGTGCTTGTCTGTGATTGAACCGCTAGAACCTCAGCAAATTAAGCAAATACGCGAATCATCTCATGTCAGCCAGGCAGTATTTGCTGCGATTTTGAATACAAGTTTATCAACGGTTCAAAAGTGGGAAATCGGTCAGAAGCGTCCCAGTGGCACCGCTCTTAAGCTGTTGCACCTAGTTAAGAAACGGGGATTAAATAGCGTAATTGATTAA
- a CDS encoding BCD family MFS transporter, translating into MASGEVFDTKTKSLSVPRVNLLTMFRLGLFQMGLSMMSILTLGVLNRVMIQEIAIPATLVSVVLALPLFVAPSRVWFGQISDAKPLWGYHRTAYVWVGAAIFAIAAFLAVQVMWQMNLAATNTGSWVWTTQTIGWTALLALVFAVYGLGICASGTAFAALLVDISEEDNRSKVVGVVWSMLMVGIIVGAIISASLLKQLTPETTVETLQAAINRLFTIVPAIVFGLAIAATLGVEKKYSQYSTRSTLVNREDSITLGNAWKILTASPQTGIFFTFLLVMTISLFMQDPILEPYAGQVFKMPLAESTKLNIFYGTGLLIAYGVTGFYIVPRLGKRRTARLGCMLVAFCSILLGISGFTANAAVLKLGLVLFGLATGFLTTAAISLMLDLTAAEAAGTFIGAWGLAQSLSRGVAVVIGGTVLDIGRKLLPSLELAYGLVFVLEAVGMVVSIWFLNRVNVTEFQTGTKQAIASVLESDLD; encoded by the coding sequence ATGGCAAGTGGTGAAGTATTTGATACCAAAACAAAATCCCTATCTGTGCCAAGGGTAAACCTACTGACCATGTTCCGGCTGGGTTTATTTCAGATGGGGTTGAGCATGATGTCTATCTTGACTCTGGGGGTACTCAACAGAGTCATGATTCAAGAAATAGCAATTCCGGCGACGCTGGTATCAGTAGTTCTAGCACTGCCCTTATTTGTTGCTCCTTCCCGTGTCTGGTTCGGCCAGATTTCGGATGCCAAGCCGTTATGGGGATACCACCGCACAGCTTATGTTTGGGTGGGTGCAGCAATATTTGCGATCGCAGCATTTTTAGCTGTACAAGTGATGTGGCAGATGAATCTTGCCGCTACTAATACAGGTAGCTGGGTATGGACAACCCAAACAATCGGCTGGACAGCACTTTTGGCATTAGTTTTCGCTGTATATGGTCTAGGAATTTGTGCTAGTGGTACTGCCTTTGCTGCTTTATTGGTGGATATATCTGAAGAAGATAACCGTTCCAAAGTAGTTGGTGTGGTCTGGTCGATGCTAATGGTGGGGATTATTGTTGGGGCAATTATCAGTGCCAGCTTGCTGAAACAGTTAACGCCAGAAACAACGGTAGAAACCTTACAGGCAGCAATCAACAGGTTGTTTACTATCGTTCCAGCAATTGTATTTGGTTTGGCGATCGCAGCGACATTGGGCGTAGAAAAAAAGTACTCCCAATACTCAACTCGTTCCACACTGGTGAACCGGGAAGACAGCATTACTCTGGGCAATGCTTGGAAAATCTTGACAGCTAGCCCGCAAACAGGTATATTTTTCACCTTTTTATTGGTGATGACTATCAGTTTGTTTATGCAAGACCCGATTTTGGAACCTTATGCCGGTCAAGTGTTTAAAATGCCCCTAGCGGAAAGTACCAAATTAAATATTTTTTATGGAACGGGTTTACTGATTGCCTACGGGGTTACTGGCTTTTACATTGTCCCGCGTTTAGGTAAGCGCAGAACTGCACGTCTAGGCTGTATGTTGGTAGCATTCTGTTCAATATTGCTAGGTATATCAGGATTCACAGCTAATGCAGCAGTTCTCAAACTTGGTTTGGTATTGTTCGGTTTAGCCACAGGTTTCTTAACAACGGCAGCAATTAGCTTGATGTTGGATCTCACAGCAGCAGAAGCCGCAGGTACGTTTATTGGGGCATGGGGGTTAGCGCAGTCCCTCTCTAGAGGTGTGGCGGTGGTAATCGGAGGTACAGTTTTGGATATTGGACGCAAGCTGCTACCTAGCCTAGAGTTAGCTTATGGATTGGTATTTGTCCTAGAAGCTGTGGGAATGGTGGTGTCGATTTGGTTTCTGAATCGGGTGAACGTCACAGAATTTCAAACAGGTACAAAGCAAGCGATCGCTTCGGTTTTAGAAAGCGATTTAGATTAA
- a CDS encoding aldo/keto reductase, with product MENITLGQNGPVVTPLCIGTWAWGDKLFWNYGDRYGPEQLQEAFTAALEAGVTFFDTAEVYGMGKSEKFLGQFLQQTQQPVQIATKFGPLPWRFTAQSVSEALTQSLKRLQLLQIALYQVHWPFAFFLSQETLMNALADEVKQGRIGAVGVSNYSAEQMRDAHQILAARGVPLAVNQVRYSLLSRQIESKGIMATARELGVTILAYSPLAQGLLTGKYSIDNAEMPTGARKIDPRFKKEGLQKIAPVISLLRNFGEKYDRTPAQVALNWLIAQGNVIPIAGVKTAEQVRQNAGALGWRLSDDEIGELELVSRPWL from the coding sequence GTGGAAAATATCACATTGGGGCAAAATGGCCCAGTTGTTACACCTTTGTGCATAGGCACTTGGGCTTGGGGTGATAAACTCTTTTGGAATTATGGCGATCGCTATGGCCCAGAACAGTTACAAGAAGCCTTCACAGCAGCTTTAGAGGCTGGTGTTACCTTTTTCGACACAGCAGAAGTCTACGGAATGGGAAAGAGCGAGAAATTTTTGGGACAATTTCTGCAACAGACACAACAACCTGTACAAATCGCCACAAAATTTGGTCCCCTACCGTGGCGATTTACAGCCCAATCCGTCTCTGAAGCTTTAACTCAAAGCCTCAAACGCTTACAATTACTGCAAATTGCCCTGTACCAAGTGCATTGGCCTTTTGCCTTCTTTTTAAGCCAAGAAACTTTGATGAATGCCCTAGCGGATGAAGTGAAGCAAGGCAGAATTGGCGCAGTTGGTGTGAGTAATTACTCAGCAGAGCAAATGCGAGACGCGCATCAAATATTGGCAGCCCGTGGAGTGCCTTTGGCTGTGAACCAAGTACGTTATTCTTTATTGAGTCGCCAAATTGAAAGCAAAGGTATTATGGCAACTGCCCGTGAGTTGGGTGTGACTATCTTGGCATATAGTCCTTTAGCACAGGGATTACTCACAGGTAAATATAGTATTGATAACGCTGAAATGCCCACTGGTGCGAGGAAAATAGACCCCCGATTTAAGAAAGAAGGTCTGCAAAAAATTGCCCCAGTCATATCTTTGCTACGCAACTTCGGGGAAAAATACGATCGCACCCCTGCCCAAGTTGCTCTCAACTGGTTAATTGCTCAGGGGAATGTTATTCCGATTGCTGGGGTGAAGACAGCCGAACAGGTGCGGCAAAATGCTGGTGCTTTGGGCTGGAGATTGAGCGACGATGAAATTGGAGAGTTAGAACTAGTTAGTCGTCCTTGGCTGTAA
- a CDS encoding DEAD/DEAH box helicase — MTLSFQELGISQERVEQLEKIGFTEPTNIQVQAIPQLLAGRDVVGQSQTGTGKTAAFSLPILERLDINQRAVQAIVLTPTRELAMQVHDAIAQFIGDEGLRVLAIYGGQSIDRQMLQLRRGVHMVVGTPGRVIDLLDRGCLKLDQVKWFVLDEADEMLSMGFIDDVVKILSQAPVDRQTALFSATMPPSIRMLVNKFLRSPATVTVEQPKAAPNKINQVAYLIPRHWTKAKALQPILEMEDPETALIFVRTRRTAAELTSQLQGAGHSVDEYHGDLSQQARERLLSRFRNRQVRWVVATDIAARGLDVDQLSHVINYDLPDSVETYVHRIGRTGRAGKEGTAISLVQPFERRKQQTFERHNRQNWQVLTIPTRAQIEARHILKLQEQVREALTGERLASFLPIVSELIEEYDAQAIAAAALQIAYDQTRPAWLSSDVEIPQEESSAPKPRLGKRRESSSDRPRSAWKSDSSNGEERHASPKPKLRTSGQDSSVSPSKKIGSPTARESAS; from the coding sequence ATGACTCTTTCATTTCAAGAATTAGGCATTTCCCAAGAACGTGTCGAACAACTAGAAAAAATCGGTTTTACCGAACCAACTAACATTCAAGTGCAAGCAATTCCCCAATTGCTAGCTGGTCGTGATGTGGTAGGTCAATCTCAAACTGGAACAGGCAAAACAGCAGCATTTTCACTGCCAATTTTAGAACGGCTAGATATTAATCAAAGAGCCGTGCAAGCCATAGTTTTAACACCAACTCGTGAATTAGCGATGCAAGTTCACGATGCGATCGCTCAGTTCATCGGCGATGAAGGATTGCGGGTGTTAGCAATCTACGGTGGTCAATCAATTGACCGCCAAATGTTACAACTCAGACGTGGCGTTCACATGGTAGTGGGCACTCCAGGACGGGTGATCGATTTGCTCGATCGCGGCTGTTTAAAGCTCGATCAAGTGAAGTGGTTTGTGTTGGATGAAGCTGATGAAATGTTGAGCATGGGCTTTATCGACGATGTGGTGAAAATCCTCTCGCAAGCGCCCGTAGATCGCCAAACAGCTTTATTCTCGGCAACAATGCCACCATCGATTCGGATGTTGGTGAACAAGTTCTTGCGATCGCCTGCAACTGTCACCGTTGAGCAGCCAAAAGCCGCTCCTAACAAGATTAATCAGGTAGCTTATCTGATTCCCCGTCACTGGACAAAAGCCAAAGCTTTACAGCCGATTCTGGAAATGGAAGATCCAGAAACAGCTTTAATCTTTGTTCGCACCAGACGCACAGCCGCAGAACTCACCAGTCAGTTACAAGGCGCTGGTCACAGTGTAGATGAATACCACGGTGACTTGTCCCAACAAGCACGGGAACGGTTATTGAGCCGTTTCCGTAACCGTCAAGTCCGCTGGGTGGTAGCAACTGATATTGCAGCCCGAGGGTTAGATGTCGATCAACTCTCTCACGTAATCAACTACGATTTACCCGATAGCGTAGAAACCTACGTCCATCGCATTGGTCGTACTGGTCGTGCTGGTAAAGAAGGAACAGCAATTTCTTTAGTTCAGCCATTTGAGCGGCGCAAACAGCAAACATTTGAACGTCATAACCGCCAAAATTGGCAAGTGCTGACGATTCCCACACGGGCACAGATTGAAGCAAGACACATCCTGAAATTGCAAGAACAGGTGCGGGAAGCTTTGACAGGTGAGCGTTTGGCTTCATTCTTGCCGATTGTCAGCGAACTGATTGAAGAATATGATGCTCAAGCGATCGCCGCAGCGGCACTGCAAATCGCTTACGATCAAACTCGTCCCGCTTGGTTGAGTTCAGACGTGGAAATTCCCCAAGAGGAATCTTCCGCTCCCAAACCCAGACTGGGCAAGCGTCGTGAATCTTCCAGCGATCGCCCCCGTTCTGCATGGAAATCAGATAGCAGCAATGGTGAAGAAAGACATGCTTCTCCCAAGCCAAAACTGCGGACAAGTGGGCAGGATTCTTCTGTATCCCCTAGTAAAAAGATAGGTTCACCTACAGCTAGAGAATCAGCTTCTTAG
- a CDS encoding inositol monophosphatase family protein has protein sequence MSDFWTTILDFAQITTTRVGKQLMQDFGQVQADQKADGSLVTQADKWADQEIRDAIASNFSGYGILSEESDQSFPGTEWCWVIDPLDGTTNFTRGIPIWTISLGLLYQGTPIFGYVYAPPLNQAFHGFWAGSSGLATPTGAFLNYHPIHTSADSPSNNHFFNLCSRSTAVIKNGFPCKIRMLGVASYNFLTVATGATLGGIEATPKVWDLAGAWVIVQAAGGVWLSLNSEPFPLSPGEDYSDRSFPTLVVSRPELVPVFQPFLDGVKIN, from the coding sequence ATGAGTGATTTTTGGACAACAATTCTTGATTTTGCCCAAATTACCACTACCAGAGTGGGCAAGCAACTTATGCAAGATTTTGGGCAAGTACAGGCTGACCAGAAAGCTGATGGTAGTTTGGTGACGCAAGCAGATAAATGGGCAGATCAGGAAATTCGGGATGCGATCGCTTCTAATTTTTCTGGTTACGGCATTTTGAGCGAAGAGAGCGATCAGTCATTTCCCGGTACGGAGTGGTGCTGGGTAATTGACCCTTTAGACGGTACAACCAACTTCACACGCGGCATTCCCATCTGGACAATTTCTCTGGGTTTACTGTATCAAGGCACACCCATTTTTGGTTATGTTTACGCACCACCGTTGAATCAAGCTTTTCATGGTTTCTGGGCAGGTTCATCTGGTTTAGCAACGCCAACAGGAGCATTTCTCAACTACCACCCGATCCACACCAGTGCTGATAGTCCCAGCAATAATCACTTTTTTAACCTCTGTTCTCGTAGCACCGCAGTGATCAAAAACGGCTTTCCCTGCAAAATTCGGATGTTGGGTGTGGCTAGCTATAACTTTTTGACAGTTGCCACTGGGGCTACTCTGGGTGGTATTGAAGCGACACCAAAAGTTTGGGACTTAGCGGGGGCTTGGGTAATTGTCCAGGCTGCTGGCGGGGTTTGGTTATCGCTCAATTCTGAGCCATTTCCGTTGTCACCTGGAGAAGATTATAGCGATCGCTCTTTTCCCACCCTTGTTGTCAGTCGTCCCGAATTAGTTCCGGTATTTCAACCTTTTCTAGATGGCGTAAAAATTAACTAA
- the chlG gene encoding chlorophyll synthase ChlG, with amino-acid sequence MSESTPITPDPNPSEALDSGANNLNEQALTSASRSAKTRQLLGMKGAAPGETSIWKIRLQLMKPITWIPLIWGVVCGAASSGNYTWTLENVLKVATCMLLAGPLMTGYTQILNDYYDREIDAINEPYRPIPSGAIPLPQVIIQIWVLLIAGISLAFVLDVWSGHEFPTITAIAVIGSLIAYIYSAPPLKLKQNGWLGSYALGASYITLPWSTGHALFGDLNSTIVILTMFYSLAGLGIAIVNDFKSVEGDRQLGLQSLPVMFGITTAAWICVVTIDVFQGLIAAYLVSIHENLYAAILVLLIIPQITLQDMYFLRDPVKNDVKYQASAQPFLVLGMLVTGLALGHAGV; translated from the coding sequence ATGTCAGAATCAACTCCCATTACCCCAGACCCCAACCCATCTGAGGCACTAGACTCAGGGGCAAATAATCTCAATGAGCAAGCGCTCACATCTGCCTCGCGCAGTGCGAAAACTAGGCAGCTACTGGGGATGAAAGGTGCAGCGCCAGGGGAAACTTCAATTTGGAAAATTCGTTTACAGCTAATGAAGCCGATTACCTGGATTCCTCTAATTTGGGGCGTAGTCTGTGGTGCGGCTTCTTCGGGTAACTACACTTGGACACTGGAAAATGTGCTGAAGGTAGCAACCTGTATGCTGCTGGCTGGGCCATTGATGACAGGTTACACCCAAATCCTCAATGATTACTACGATCGCGAAATCGATGCTATCAATGAACCCTATCGCCCCATTCCCTCTGGGGCAATTCCCCTACCCCAGGTAATTATTCAGATTTGGGTATTACTGATTGCTGGCATTAGTTTGGCATTTGTGCTAGATGTGTGGTCTGGTCATGAATTCCCTACAATTACAGCGATCGCGGTCATCGGTTCTTTGATCGCCTACATTTATTCTGCACCTCCCCTGAAACTCAAGCAAAACGGCTGGCTAGGCAGCTACGCCTTGGGTGCAAGCTATATCACCTTACCTTGGTCTACAGGACACGCTTTGTTTGGTGATCTCAATTCTACAATTGTGATTTTGACAATGTTCTACAGCTTGGCTGGATTGGGTATTGCCATTGTCAATGATTTCAAGAGTGTAGAAGGCGATCGCCAGCTAGGATTACAGTCACTACCCGTAATGTTTGGCATCACCACTGCGGCATGGATTTGTGTAGTGACGATTGATGTATTTCAAGGATTGATTGCAGCTTATCTCGTCAGCATCCATGAGAATTTGTATGCAGCAATACTAGTACTGTTAATCATCCCACAAATCACCTTACAGGATATGTATTTCCTGCGCGACCCTGTGAAGAATGATGTTAAGTACCAAGCCAGTGCCCAACCGTTCCTTGTTCTGGGAATGCTCGTCACTGGTTTAGCGCTGGGTCATGCTGGCGTTTAA
- a CDS encoding type II toxin-antitoxin system RelE/ParE family toxin: MIIYKTRWFERWARKEGLNDLSLCTAVNEMTAGLYEADLGGGLFKKRIARSGQGKRSGFRTLVATNKGDCWFFVFGFPKNERSNINKKEEEALKKLASVLLSYTLEDLEKAKLEDELIEVICNAEEEISDS; encoded by the coding sequence ATGATAATCTACAAAACCCGATGGTTTGAGCGTTGGGCACGTAAAGAGGGTTTAAACGACCTTAGCCTCTGCACGGCTGTAAACGAAATGACAGCAGGACTTTACGAAGCCGATTTAGGAGGCGGACTGTTCAAAAAACGGATTGCCCGCTCTGGACAAGGTAAGCGTAGTGGCTTTCGTACACTGGTTGCCACCAACAAGGGAGATTGCTGGTTTTTTGTTTTCGGCTTCCCGAAAAATGAGCGCAGCAACATTAACAAAAAAGAAGAAGAAGCATTAAAAAAGCTGGCATCGGTACTGTTGTCTTACACGCTAGAGGATCTCGAAAAAGCCAAGCTGGAAGATGAATTGATAGAGGTAATTTGCAATGCCGAAGAAGAAATCAGCGATTCTTGA